In Brachypodium distachyon strain Bd21 chromosome 2, Brachypodium_distachyon_v3.0, whole genome shotgun sequence, one genomic interval encodes:
- the LOC100834311 gene encoding receptor-like protein kinase ANXUR1, whose product MRARQHLFLAELLLVISWVLLFCDAEKYEPTETILVDCGSEKDGQDAQGRKWVMDKDSKWLGDGGKSSMMAAADAQDPSLPSPVPYMSARVFTKEAVYTFPVADADRHWVRLHFYPAAYHDLPAEQFFFSVSTASGITLLRNFSVYITVKALSQAYIVREFTLPPSTTGSISLKFTPTAMNNASYAFVNGIEIISMPNIFAEPATLVGLDSQTVDLAAGSLQTMYRLNVGGAYVASTNDSGLSREWFDDTPYIYGAATGVTFEPNDTFPIKYPSPEGEFAAPADVYITSRSMGPDGRVNKNNNLTWVFEVDANFTYVLRLHFCGLRVDKVNQVVFDIYINNKTAQDNADIIGWSSAKDVPVFKDYAVFMPDMPGDKILWLALHPDVDSKPQFFDAILNGLEIFKMSDGSGNLAGPNPDPSKMLMESEVEQGKFRAKPSNLQATLIGGAAGGAAALGIVAAICLVVYQTKKNRALSSSPSHSSGWLPVYGGNSHTNASSGSRSAALNPNITAMCRHFSFPEIKSATKNFDEGLVIGVGGFGKVYKGVVDGDTKVAIKRSNPSSEQGVMEFQTEIEMLSKLRHKHLVSLIGCCEDDGEMILVYDYMAHGTLREHLYKSGKPPLLWKQRLEIVIGAARGLHYLHTGAKYTIIHRDVKTTNILVDEKWVAKVSDFGLSKTGPTAQNQSHVSTMVKGSFGYLDPEYFRRQQLTEKSDVYSFGVVLFEVLCARPALNPSLPREQVSLADHALSCQRKGTLQDIVDPLLKGKIAPDCMKKFAETAEKCLADHGVDRPSMGDVLWNLEFALQMQETFENGGKPEGGDSVGSSSSGSTPPSMADSMAANAAALSLICEDMDEEDIANSVVLSQLVRPTGR is encoded by the coding sequence ATGAGGGCCCGGCAACATCTGTTCCTCGCTGAGCTCCTCTTGGTAATATCATGGGTGCTGTTATTCTGTGACGCGGAAAAGTACGAGCCAACCGAGACCATTCTAGTGGATTGTGGGTCAGAGAAGGATGGCCAGGATGCTCAGGGGAGGAAATGGGTCATGGACAAGGACAGCAAGTggctcggcgacggcgggaaGTCTTCCATGATGGCAGCCGCGGACGCCCAGGACCCATCGCTCCCGTCGCCCGTGCCGTACATGTCGGCACGGGTGTTCACCAAGGAAGCCGTGTACACATTCCCCGTGGCAGACGCCGACCGGCACTGGGTTAGGCTCCATTTCTACCCGGCAGCTTACCATGACCTCCCCGCAGAGCAATTCTTCTTCTCGGTGTCCACCGCCAGCGGCATCACGCTTCTTCGCAACTTCAGCGTCTACATCACGGTCAAGGCCCTAAGCCAGGCCTACATAGTAAGGGAGTTCACGCTCCCACCTTCAACCACCGGCTCCATTTCGCTGAAATTCACCCCCACAGCAATGAACAACGCGTCGTACGCCTTCGTGAACGGCATCGAGATTATCTCGATGCCGAATATCTTTGCCGAGCCGGCTACATTGGTCGGCCTGGACAGCCAGACCGTGGACTTGGCCGCCGGAAGCCTCCAGACCATGTACCGGCTCAACGTTGGCGGGGCATACGTCGCGTCGACCAACGACTCCGGGCTCTCGCGCGAGTGGTTCGACGACACGCCCTACATCTACGGAGCCGCCACGGGCGTCACCTTCGAGCCCAACGACACGTTCCCGATCAAGTACCCGAGCCCCGAGGGGGAGttcgcggcgccggcggacgTCTACATCACCAGCCGCTCCATGGGCCCAGACGGCAGGgtgaacaagaacaacaacctCACGTGGGTCTTCGAGGTGGACGCCAACTTCACCTACGTGCTCCGGCTCCACTTCTGCGGGCTCCGTGTCGACAAGGTGAACCAGGTCGTGTTCGACATCTACATCAACAACAAGACGGCCCAGGACAACGCCGACATCATCGGCTGGTCGTCGGCCAAGGACGTGCCGGTGTTCAAAGACTACGCGGTGTTCATGCCCGACATGCCAGGGGACAAGATCCTGTGGCTCGCGCTGCACCCTGACGTCGACTCCAAGCCGCAGTTCTTCGACGCGATCCTCAATGGGCTCGAGATCTTCAAGATGAGCGACGGGTCCGGCAACCTGGCCGGGCCGAACCCTGACCCGTCGAAGATGCTGATGGAGTCAGAGGTGGAGCAGGGGAAGTTCAGGGCCAAGCCTAGCAACCTCCAGGCCACGCTGATCGGGGGCGCCGCGGGTGGCGCCGCGGCGTTGGGGATCGTGGCAGCCATATGCTTGGTGGTGTATCAAACCAAGAAGAACAGGGCGCTCAGCAGCAGCCCGTCGCACTCTTCCGGATGGCTTCCGGTATACGGAGGGAACTCGCACACGAACGCGTCTTCGGGAAGCAGGAGCGCGGCGCTCAACCCGAACATCACGGCCATGTGCCGGCACTTCTCGTTCCCGGAGATCAAGTCGGCCACCAAGAACTTCGACGAAGGGTTGGTGATCGGCGTTGGCGGGTTCGGGAAAGTGTACAAGGGCGTCGTGGACGGGGACACCAAAGTGGCCATTAAACGGAGCAATCCCTCGTCCGAGCAAGGCGTGATGGAGTTCCAGACGGAGATCGAGATGCTGTCCAAGCTGAGGCACAAGCACCTGGTGTCGCTCATCGGGTGCTgcgaggacgacggcgagaTGATCCTCGTGTACGACTACATGGCGCACGGCACGCTCCGGGAGCACCTCTACAAGAGCGGCAAGCCGCCGCTGCTGTGGAAGCAGCGTCTGGAGATCGTCATCGGCGCCGCCCGAGGGCTCCATTACCTCCACACGGGAGCCAAGTACACGATCATCCATCGGGACGTCAAGACGACCAACATCCTGGTGGACGAGAAGTGGGTGGCCAAGGTCTCCGACTTCGGGCTCTCCAAGACCGGCCCCACGGCACAGAACCAGTCACACGTGAGCACCATGGTGAAGGGAAGCTTCGGGTACCTGGACCCGGAGTACTtccggcggcagcagctgACGGAGAAGTCGGACGTGTACTCCTTCGGCGTGGTGCTCTTCGAGGTGCTCTGCGCGCGGCCAGCATTGAACCCGAGCTTGCCGAGGGAGCAAGTCAGCCTCGCTGACCACGCATTGAGCTGCCAGCGTAAAGGGACGCTGCAGGACATCGTGGACCCGTTGCTCAAGGGGAAAATCGCGCCGGACTGCATGAAGAAGTTCGCCGAGACGGCCGAGAAGTGCCTTGCCGACCACGGCGTGGACAGGCCGTCCATGGGGGACGTGTTGTGGAACCTCGAGTTCGCGCTGCAGATGCAGGAGACATTCGAGAACGGCGGGAAGCCGGAAGGCGGCGACAGcgtcggcagcagcagcagcggcagcacccCGCCGTCCATGGCGGACAGCATGGCCGCCAACGCGGCCGCGCTGTCGCTCATCTGCGAGGACATGGACGAGGAGGACATCGCCAACAGCGTGGTGTTATCGCAGCTTGTCCGCCCGACCGGCCGATGA
- the LOC100834912 gene encoding E3 ubiquitin-protein ligase hel2: protein MDDSCAVCAEALEWVAYGPCGHREVCSTCIIRIRFVLEDPRCCICKTESDTVFVTKAMGDYTRVITDFSVFPSGANEGKVGEYWYHEDTKAYFDDADHYKMIRAMCRLSCSVCEKAEDQVGQAAQAKRRSRFRSIEQLKGHLFHQHRLFMCNLCLEGRKVFICEQKLYTRAQLTQHTKTGDSEVDGSEGERSGFAGHPMCEFCRNAFYGDNELYTHMSREHFSCHICQRQHPGQYDYFRNYDDLEMHFRKDHFLCEDEACLAKKFTVFQSESEFKRHNAMEHGGRMSRAQRNAALQIPTSFIYQRNEQDQRRGRGRGRSAHGRPDRDISFALWDGSATVDHGLGNRVDSVTGPLHSLSVSSNSGRAETGRSTGNDRVLEQLSFPPLQDQDIPDARMDSVPDETSFPPLSEQPSRYALAVNQSSRGSARLGDESLFPPLPGSSNNRGAASTQQGLQNLAKNTLASRLQQRSMGTVKVLNSSRPRPSENPEIVPHVSSSTQTWPPPDQGLLSGSSQLRMGSTRENGLTPPASSSSAWKLGGSNKMTHSVSTLNLVSGASFGQTSSSTPYANKNQLPPQISQTSPIVEDVRAANKSLVDRMRAALGMDADRYAAFREIAGEYRQGAIDTPEYLSYVEQFGISHLVPEMARLLPDPWKQKELLDAYYTNMRFRSLNENGTGETSTLKENKPKKKGKGKTHDVSETIDAKDASNSLADSFLETVRKHQSNNKAQEGEAVVLSKDGYRSSKGKTPLLAGGSSSSTDMGLDGDPGAVSDVVKGGKGSSSNSSRQSKKTSKFLRARLGDSSLAMLDFSRRDVSPERPEQESQGPHTGLPVRSVWKNGAAQKLFSGNGKK, encoded by the exons ATGGATGACAGCTGCGCGGTGTGCGCGGAGGCGCTGGAGTGGGTCGCTTACGGGCCATGCGGGCATCGCGAGGTGTGCTCGACCTGCATCATCCGCATTCGCTTCGTGCTCGAGGACCCTCGATGCTGCATCTGCAAGACCGAATCGGACACCGTCTTTGTCACGAAG GCCATGGGCGATTACACAAGAGTGATCACCGATTTCTCTGTTTTTCCCTCTGGGGCGAACGAGGGGAAGGTGGGGGAATACTGGTACCATGAGGATACAAAGGCATACTTTGATGATGCTGATCATTATAAAATGATAAGGGCAATGTGCCGGCTTTCTTGTAGTGTATGTGAGAAAGCTGAGGATCAGGTTGGTCAGGCAGCACAAGCAAAGCGCAGAAGCAGGTTCAGGAGCATTGAACAGCTAAAGGGACATCTGTTTCATCAGCACAGGTTATTCATGTGCAACCTTTGCTTGGAGGGGAGAAAG GTATTCATTTGTGAGCAGAAGCTTTATACAAGGGCACAGTTAACTCAGCATACAAAAACTGGTGACTCTGAGGTGGACGGGTCTGAGGGTGAACGCAGTGGTTTTGCAGGACACCCAATGTGTGAATTTTGCAGAAATGCATTTTATGGAGACAATGAGCTTTACACACATATGTCCAGAGAACACTTTTCGTGCCACATATGTCAAAG GCAGCATCCTGGACAGTACGATTATTTCCGTAATTATGATGATTTAGAG ATGCATTTTCGTAAGGATCATTTTCTATGTGAAGATGAAGCATGTTTGGCAAAGAAGTTTACCGTCTTCCAGAGTGAATCAGAGTTCAAG AGACATAATGCTATGGAGCATGGAGGGCGAATGTCTCGTGCTCAGAGGAATGCTGCACTTCAG ATACCTACCAGTTTTATATATCAAAGGAATGAGCAGGATCAAAGGCGTGGCAGAGGTAGGGGCCGTAGTGCTCACGGCAGACCTGATAGGGATATCTCATTTGCTCTGTGGGATGGCAGTGCAACTGTGGACCATGGCCTTGGAAATCGAGTTGATAGTGTGACAGGGCCCTTGCATTCATTAAGTGTCAGTTCTAATTCTGGGCGAGCAGAAACTGGCCGAAGCACTGGGAATGATCGTGTACTCGAACAGTTGTCTTTTCCTCCACTTCAAGACCAGGATATCCCTGATGCTAGGATGGACTCTGTTCCTGACGAAACTTCCTTTCCTCCCCTTTCGGAGCAGCCATCAAGGTATGCTCTGGCCGTTAATCAGAGTTCAAGGGGTTCTGCGAGGCTTGGTGACGAATCATTATTCCCTCCATTACCGGGGTCGAGTAACAACAGGGGTGCTGCTTCAACGCAACAGGGACTACAAAATCTCGCTAAGAACACACTTGCTTCAAGGCTTCAACAACGTAGTATGGGCACTGTGAAAGTACTCAATTCTTCTCGGCCTCGCCCCTCTGAAAATCCTGAAATAGTACCTCATGTTTCAAGTTCGACCCAGACATGGCCTCCACCTGATCAGGGGCTACTCTCTGGTTCTTCTCAACTTCGGATGGGATCAACAAGAGAAAATGGGCTCACGCCACCTGCCTCCAGCAGTTCAGCATGGAAGCTTGGAGGTTCAAACAAGATGACACACTCTGTTTCTACCCTTAATCTTGTTTCTGGTGCGTCCTTTGGCCAGACATCATCAAGTACACCTTACGCCAATAAAAACCAACTGCCACCACAAATCAGCCAAACTTCGCCTATTGTGGAGGATGTTCGTGCCGCCAATAAATCCCTGGTTGACAGAATGCGTGCTGCTTTAGGAATGGATGCGGATAGGTACGCTGCATTTAGAGAAATTGCTGGCGAATACCGCCAAGGTGCCATTGATACTCCAGAGTATCTTTCCTATGTTGAGCAATTTGGTATATCACATCTTGTCCCTGAAATGGCTAGGTTGTTACCTGATCCTTGGAAGCAGAAGGAACTTCTTGATGCCTATTACACCAATATGCGCTTTAGAAGCCTCAACGAAAATGGCACTGGTGAAACCAGTACGTTGAAAGAGAACAAGCCTAAAAAGAAGGGGAAGGGAAAAACTCATGATGTCTCAGAAACGATTGATGCCAAGGATGCAAGTAATTCGCTAGCAGATAGTTTTTTGGAAACTGTGAGGAAGCATCAATCAAATAACAAGGCTCAGGAAGGAGAGGCTGTGGTGCTTTCCAAAGATGGGTATCGATCTTCCAAGGGAAAGACCCCACTATTAGCTGGCGGGTCATCATCTAGTACAGATATGGGTCTAGATGGTGATCCTGGTGCCGTCAGCGATGTGGTGAAGGGAGGGAAAGGCAGCAGCAGTAACAGCAGTCGACAATCAAAGAAAACGTCAAAGTTTCTCAGAGCTCGATTAGGTGATAGCTCACTAGCTATGCTTGACTTTAGTCGCCGTGACGTGAGCCCTGAACGACCAGAACAGGAATCGCAAGGCCCACACACTGGGTTGCCTGTGCGAAGCGTTTGGAAGAATGGTGCAGCGCAGAAGCTCTTTTCTGGCAATGGAAAGAAGTAA